Proteins from one Hemiscyllium ocellatum isolate sHemOce1 chromosome 6, sHemOce1.pat.X.cur, whole genome shotgun sequence genomic window:
- the tpte gene encoding putative tyrosine-protein phosphatase TPTE isoform X3, with product MEAKVQIDDGKMECVGPDTWYNQIKKIIAPYVMSFWFRIFGIVLIIVDVVLVIVDLSTANKSKPFRHGIVGVSLAISFFFAIDVLLRIFVEGFRVYFRSKLNILDAVIVVVTQVITMVYAFSDLSGATLIPRVVTVFRVLRVVILVRIFRLASQKKHLEKATRRMVSENKRRYQKDGFDLDLTYITDRVIAMSFPSSGKQSLYRNPIEEVARFFDTKHKDHYKVYNLCSEKGYNPRFFHYRVERVFIDDHNVPALEDMLKFTANVRDWMAADEKNVIAIHCKGGKGRTGTMVCTWLIDSDQFENAKESLDYFGERRTDTSVSSKFQGVETPSQSRYVGYYEVMKNEYKRQTPPQKKLKMKSIRIYSIHGVGRNNGSDLKVEIIVKKVLVFQCVCATQENCKLFFDAGSNSAIISLENGPEVSGDVKVRFESSGGLPKGYDDCPFYFWFNTSFIVNNRLYLSRDELDNPHKPKTWKIYSEKFAVEVNFDDPDSS from the exons GATTTTTGGTATCGTACTTATAATTGTTGATGTTGTTCTTGTAATTGTGGACTTGTCAACGGCGAATAAAAGTAAACCTTTTAGGCATGGAATCGTAGGAGTATCATTGGCTATATCCTTCTTCTTTGCTATTGATGTCCTCCTTAGAATCTTTGTTGAAGG GTTCCGTGTGTATTTTCGTTCGAAGCTTAACATTTTGGATGCAGTTATTGTGGTTGTTACCCAGGTTATTACAATGGTATATGCCTTTTCTGATTTGAGTGGAGCAACTCTCATTCCCAG GGTGGTTACTGTTTTCCGAGTGCTTCGAGTTGTCATCTTGGTTAGAATTTTCAGGCTTGCCTCACAGAAAAAACATCTTGAAAAGGCCACCAGACGAATG GTATCTGAAAACAAAAGGCGTTACCAAAAGGATGGATTTGACTTGGATCTCACTTATATTACTG ACAGAGTCATTGCCATGTCATTCCCATCCTCTGGAAAGCAGTCGCTGTATAGAAATCCAATTGAG GAGGTTGCAAGATTTTTTGACACCAAGCACAAGGATCACTACAAAGTCTATAATCTATGCA GTGAAAAAGGCTACAATCCCAGATTCTTTCATTACAGAGTGGAAAGAGTCTTCATTGATGACCACAATGTGCCTGCTCTGGA GGACATGCTGAAATTTACAGCTAATGTTCGGGATTGGATGGCAGCTGATGAGAAGAACGTTATAGCAATTCATTGCAAAGGTGGTAAAG GCAGAACTGGAACAATGGTCTGTACCTGGCTGATTGACAGTGACCAATTTGAGAATGCAAAG GAAAGCTTAGACTACTTTGGAGAAAGGAGAACTGACACAAGTGTCAGTTCAAAGTTTCAAGGAGTTGAAACTCCCTCCCAG AGCAGATATGTTGGCTATTATGAAGTTATGAAAAATGAGTACAAACGGCAAACTCCACCgcagaagaagttaaaaatgaaaaGCATTCGAATCTATTCCATTCATG GAGTTGGACGAAACAATGGAAGTGACCTGAAAGTTGAAATTATTGTCAAGAAGGTGCTCGTATTTCAGTGTGTTTGTGCAACACAAGAAAACTGCAAG CTGTTCTTTGATGCTGGGAGTAACTCTGCTATAATTAGCTTGGAGAACGGTCCTGAAGTGAGTGGTGATGTTAAAGTCCGATTTGAGTCTAGTGGG GGCCTTCCAAAAGGTTATGATGACTGTCCATTCTACTTCTGGTTCAACACCTCTTTCATTGTAAATAATAG GCTCTACTTGTCTAGAGATGAACTTGACAACCCACACAAACCAAAAACCTGGAAAATCTACAGTGAAAAATTTGCAGTGGAGGTGAATTTTGATGATCCTGATTCCAGTTAA